ACCTGTTCACCTTCCTGGGGTGCTAGTTGTGGAACAATCTGTTTGTGGTCGTGGCTGGCCCGCATACCCGGTCCCCATAGACTTTTCAGCAATCCTCTCTGCTGGGGAGTCATGTCTCCCGGCTGAGCAGAATAAAACACGGGAATTTGCAGATATCGGGCAGCATTCAGCAAATGACACGTATTATCAATAACCTGTGCCACAGGTGATGTATTCGCCGTAAAAAATTTGAGAAAATAGTGCTGCATATCATGGATGAGCAATGCTATGCGTGTGCAATCAGCCTGCCAGTTTGCAATGGATATCGGTAATAGGTGTTCTATCGGTAATGGATAAGACGATATTTTTTCCATTCTGCTTTCCTTCTCAAAATTAACAACTTCCGAGGGCGGCACCGCCATCGACCAGTAATGTTGAAAGCGTGGTTTGGCCTGACTCTTCGCACAAGTAGAAACAGACTGCCGTGGCGATCTCTTTCACCGTTGCGATCTTGTTGAGCGGAATACCAATACGAAATTGTTGCAGATTGCCCTTGAGGGTATTTTGCCGATCACGTTCGTTCTGCCACATACTCCGCAGCATAGGTGTGTCGGTGGATCCGGGAGCAACAACGTTGCAACGAATACCATACGGTGCAACCTCCAACCCTAATGCATAAGTAAATGCTTGTGCTGCTGCTTTTGATGCGCAGTACGCCGCCATAGTGGCTCGAGGCACACGCGCTGCGTTAGACGCTATAGTCACAATGCTGCCTTTCCGCTGTTTCATCATCACGTTGGCCGCATGGCGGCTAACGTTAAATACGCCGGTTGCATTGACTGCAAAGGTTTTTTCCCAATCCTGAAGGGATGTCTCAGTAACAAAAGAGTGACATAATACGGCCGCACCATTGACCAGATATCCCACCGGCCCCAACTGACAACTCAGTGTGGCAAAGGCTTTTTCAACACATTGAGCGTCAGCTACATCAACGGTAAAACCCATAATTGGCTGCGTATATTCGTCTTTTAGCTCGACAACCAGAGATTCCAATGCTTGCGACTTGTTATCCAACAGCGCTAATGAAATACCTTCTTTCGCCAGCAAACGGGCTACAGCCTCACCAATACCCCCACAAGCGCCAGTAATGACAGCAATATAATGTTTATCAAAAGTCATTTCGTTGTAACTCTTTCCAGTAATGTAATGAGATCTGCATTTGCGACATATTTAAGCGCAGATTGCATATCCGTAGAGAACGGTGTTACTTTAAAGACACTAAAAACACTCTTACTTGTACTTAAATAAATAAACAATTAATTAACAACCTTGTTTATTATGAAAATTCAAGATGCATAATAAATTTATCTATCTCGATATTACAGTACTCCCAGCTGTCACTTCGTCTAAATATGTGATTATCATTTTCTAACGTATACAATTTACGTTTAACACTTGCATCTGTGAAAGACTTTGAATGTTCCCAAGGAGTCACCTCATCTTCTTTTGAATGAATTATCAACATATCGGTATCTATCTTTGCAAATAACTTATTTATTATAGCTTCATTCTTTATTAAAGATTCTTTTAAAACATTATAATCATAAACTGGGTTAATAAGAATGGTTGGAATTGATGAATTAGTGTTATGCAAAAATTTCAGTATAGATAAACTACCTAAGCTACCAGAACAAAGTACAATTTTATTGAAACCAATTTCATGCAACTCTGTAATTACACCTCTCAGATAATCATCCTCATTAATATCTTTATTGATTTCAAAGTTATTTTCAGAACTAAAGGAACTAGGAAGATTAATTATAACACCTTGATAGTCTTTTGAGTTATCTTTGGTAAAGAGACGACAAATACATTCTTGAAACATATTTGGCTGCATACCACTCATTGCCAATTTATGGGCTCCGGGATAATAAATAACAATGATATCCTCTTTTTTGCAATTTAGATTTAAGATGTCTTTTTTTACAGATAACCAATTAATCCCAGATATACATGGATATTTTGTTTTGGTTTGATGTAATATTTTTACATCTCTACTAACACGACTGAACTTCAATATTGATAGTTTATTTTCCAGTAATCCATAAAAAATACAATCACCGTTTTTTATAATGACCAATTTATAGCCTACATCTTCAAAAATCATTCTTGTGACGAATTTATTACCACAGTTTGTTACTTCAAAAATTTTTCTGACCGGTTTATTTGAGGAATATTCAATTGCAATGTAATATATTGAAGAGTAAAAATTCGATGAAACAAAGTTAATAACCACATGCTGTGGTAGAGATATAGGAGTTATATGCTCATTTACAGAGTTATAATGGCATAAATAAACGTTATTATTTCTCTCGCAGAGAAATAAAACATCGTTATTTTTCCATCTTGATAAATTAATATCTTTTATACTTAAATGAGATACTGCATCAACACTTATATTTTTGATTGAATTAAAGTCATATTTATTTAAAACAATAAGATGATTATTATTTTCACCAATTAAATCTTTTGGTTGTATATAGATATATATATATGATTCAGTAGAAACTATACTAAAATGGGTTCTAGAATTACAATTTATCTCCCCTATTCTATATATGAAACTTTCTTCCCCCTCATTCATGACTAAAGTGAAATTATTTTCATCATCTCTAGAGAGTATATAGTTTTTATTTTCATTTAAAAGAAAAGATTTAACATTTTTTTGAAAAATATAATATTCACCAAAAGAATTCGGCAAGGTTTTAAACAATGTTTCTCCAGATAATAGCCATAATTTATTTTTGCTATCAAATTGCATTGATTTTATGTTTTTTAAATTAATTAACCCACATCTTTTATTATTTTCGAGAGAAAAAACCTTAACGTTATTACTTGTACTCAAGGCATAGTTTTCGTTAGAAAAAGAAATTATGTTTTTATAAATGGTTTCTTCTAGATGCAAAAAAATAATTTCCTCTTCAAAAATTTTATACCAATAATGGTATACGTTATTACCATCACTAGCAATCCAGGACAAAACCACATCTTCTTTATTATCATTTTGCAATGAGATAATAAATGGTGTTTCAAAAATACTTTGTTTTCCAACAAATGAAAAATAATTCACTTAATTACCCTTAAATATGTTTATGTTAATAACATGAGGTTTTAGGTATTTTTTAACTTCAAAATCATGGCATGTCATTATAACCAATCCAGACAAACTGAATTTTTTTATGTTTTTGATAAAAAATAAAAGTGAATCATTATCAAGTCCATTAGTTGGCTCATCAAAAATAAGTATTTTTACATTTGCTATAATAGCAGAAATTAACATGAACTTTTTTGCAGTTCCAAGAGACATATCACGAAAATGAGTATGCATATAATTATGCAAATTAAAACCATCGATTAAATAAAATTGTTTTTTTATCTCTATTTTTCTTATAGAACAAATAAGATCTAAAAATTCTTTCCCAGTAATGAATTCATATATACAAGGGATATCAGGAGCATAGGCTATAAGTTTTTTTCTACAACCGCCCCCCCCCCCTTAAAAACACATCCCCATAATCAGGTTTAATGGCACCAGCTATAATTCCTAGCAAAGTTGATTTACCTGAACCATTTTCTCCTTCCAGACAATAGATACCATTATTAGGAAAAGTAAAGCAAGCATCCTTAATTATAAAGCTTCCTGAATATTCCTTACATATATTGGATAATTTAATCATCGTGACACCTATTTTAATTTAAAATAAATACATTTAGTCATAATATATGATTGCAACTAATTCCATCATCCGGCTACATGGATTTTAATTATTTAACTACCCATTTCATCAAAAACATTAGGTTTTAATTATCTATTATATAGTCATGTATAAAAAGACACTAAATAATCATGTAACTTAATATTGAATAACAGGCACCTAGAAAGGTGAGATATAATAAGTTTTTTTAATACAAGCATCATTTACATCTAATTAAAAATATTAATATTAGTGTTTTATATTTAAAATCATCTACCTCATAAGTGAAGAGATGATAAATACTTACTTCACATAACAGATTAACTTGCATAATCACACACCTATTGTTATTTATTTTCCGTTTAACAAAGCTACCGCCATTAAGTTATTCGCACGAGAGTAACTTATTGTTTTATCTAGATTTCTTGTTAATGAATTATTTTAATATTTGCATGGTTAAAAACAAAATATTTAATTAATTTTTCAATGCCAAAATTACTTTTTTTATCGCTCTGTAAATATCTAGCATATCATCATAGCCCCCTAATAAAACTCGGTGATGTATCCAAACCCCTCTATTTGAAATATATTCAGTAACTGGACACGAGTCTACAAATTTTTGCTTATGTTGTGTCGTACAAGGATATAGCCAATAATTATCAACATGGTAGATTGCTTTATAAGTACGAAATGCTGGAATTCCCTCCGCGAAGAGGCAGGATACAAAGTAATTACGATCAATATATGCAATCCTTTGATTAAGTGTAAACATAAACATATAATGAGGATGAAATGTTACGATTTTATTATCGTATTCTTGAAGAGTAATTTCTGGTAACGTTTTTAATAGTTCCTTTAAACTTTCCGCGTTACGCTCTCGAATCTGAGTTTGTTCCTTGAGTCTTTTTAGTTGAGTACGTAAAACTGCAGCAGAGAACTCATTTAGTCTAGCATTTGTTGCGATTACAGTATGCTGATATTCTCTATCTTTTGCATGACGTCCACAATTACTATAAAGAAAAACAAGATCACGTAATTCTTGAGTAGGGCACAAAACAACACCGCCTTCCCCTGCTGTCATTAGCTTAAGGTTATGAAAACTAAAGCATGCCAGTGTTCCCCAATCACCTATCTTTTTCCCTTTTTCTCCACAGGCTCCATGTGCATGAGCGGCATCTTGAACAATAAAAATGCCGTGTTTATTAGCTATTTTTATTATTTTGTTCATATCACATAAATGACCAGCCATATGAACTGGTATGATTGCTTTTGTTCGGGGAGTTATATTTTTTTCAATTAAATTAGGATCGATGCAATAAGTGCTTTTTAAAATATCTATCGCTATTGGTATTGCACCAACTCGTTGAACAGCCATACTAGTAGAAATAAATGTAAAAGCTGGAACTATAACCTCATCTCCAGGTTTTATACCAGAAGCTAATAATGCTAATTCTAATGCTACCGTTCCACTAGCGACAGTAACAGCATAACCATTATGGTATTGACCGAATTCTTGTTCAAATAAATTATTTTCTTCCCCTTGATTTCTCCACCAATATCCTTGGTGCAAGCTTCTCAATAATGCTCGCTCTTCGTTTTCATTATAATAAGGCCATTTGGGAAAGTTATCGAGACGAATAGCTCTACCACCATTGATTGCTAATTTCATATCAATCACCTATTTAATTTCAATAAATTATTAAACCATCTATATGAGATTTTATTTTTATGCCAAATCAAAATATACTATAAAATCAAATTTATATATAAAAATAAACTTAGTTTAATACTAAATTTAATTCTTGGATTCGCATATTAAGCGCAACACCGTAATGAACGAAGTAAATGAGTTGGGGTTCCTGTAAATAACTCATTCGGTGTTTTATAATCTCGTGTCTTACGTGGTCGATTATTTAGTCGGTTTGCCACAAGGTTAACCTCCCGCTCTGATACCTTATTAAAATCGGTTCCTTTTGGGAAGTAATCTCTGATTAATCCATTTATGTTCTCATTTATCCCTCTTTCCCAAGGGGAATACGGATGAGCAAAATAAATTTTTGTCTCTAAATTTTTACCGATCCGTTCGTGTTCGGCAAATTCGAGTCCGTTATCAAAGGTAATTGTTTTAACTTTATGTTTTATCATCGATAAATGTCTTGTCGCCGCTTTGGCAACACCTTCTGCTGTTTTATCTTCAAGTTTAATGATGATCGTAAATAACGATTTTCGTTCAACTAAAGTCAATAAGGCACTTTTACGATCTTTGCCAACGATAGTATCCCCTTCCCAATCCCCAATACGCTGCTTTTTATCAACAATTTTTGGGCGCTTATCAATACTGACTCTGTTTTTAATTTTTCCTCTGTGCTCATGGCTTCCATAGCGTTTACGATACGGTTTTTTCGCTATCCTAAGATGTTGCCATAAATCACCGCCATTTATTTTATCTTTATAAATCAATCGATAAATTGTTTCATGATGTAAAGAGATTTTCGCTTCCCGCTTGAGATAACCCACAACTTGTTCCGGACTTAAATCTTGCCAAATTAACTGTTTTATCCACTTTGTTATCTCTGGCGTGATTTTTACGGCTTTTACCTTAGAATGACGGCGTTCTAATGCTTTACGCTGAGCTTGTTCAGGTTCATATTTCTCGGCTTCCCGGTTTCGTCTCAATTCCCGGCTAATTGTTGATGGGGCCCGATTAAGCGACGTTGCAATAAAACGTTGTGTAAAACCGGCTTCTTTTAAGCCGAAAATCTGGTATCTTTCTGTTTCGGTCAGTTGCGTATAGGCCATAGTGCATTTTCCTTTGGCGAGAAAGATGCCTACTATAGCAACTGACCGCCTTTCTTAGAAATTGCACTTACTATGCGAATCCAAGATTGTTTATTATATCCTTTCTATATAGTTAGTGACGTCATTATCAATAGAATTATGTTGATTATATAAATTGGTTATCAAAAAATTACACTAGTTTATGCCCAAACTTACGTGGACAGGTGAGACGACAATATGCAGGGGAAGTAAATAATATTTCTCTAGCACGGTGCAAACTCTCTAAAATATCATTAATGTCGAAATTGGAATCTCTTTCCAAGACAATACCATGAGGCACAATTCTAGAGCATAGATATTCAAGTAATTCCCATACTGGTTTTTCTATTGTATGCCCATGGCTATCTATTAACAGTTCATCATGGATATATCCTCCAGCTATATGAACTTCCACTATTGAATTCAAATTTATTTTTTCTAAAAAATTATAAGGATCATAATTATGATTTTTAGAATTAATATAAAGATTATTTACATCAAGCAATAATCCGCATCCACTTTCCTTAACAATATCATATATAAATTTACACTCACTATATTCATTGTCAGGAAAATCAAAATAATATGAAATATTTTCTATTAAAAATGGTATATTAACAGATGAGCAAACCTCTTTTATTTTTGATATTATTCTTTTTTTATTATATGAATTCCTTCTAATAGGCATCAATTGATCTATATCAAAATCATTTATTTTTGTATATGCCAAGTGATCACTAAACCATAATGGAGATAATTTATTTATGATATTTACTGTTGCTTTTAAATATTTTGAATCCATATCTTCATAGGTACCTATCGATGATTTCAATCCATGTAGTACACAATGTTTTTTGGTTAAAATTTTTTGCAAAGATAAAGGGATATCTTTAGATAAAAAAAACAAGTCAGTGATGATTTCTATAAAATCAAAAGCATCAATATTATTTAATAAATCATTACCTATTTCAGCGCGATAGTTAATCCCAATACCGTATGGAAGATTGTATAACATATTAACTCCTTTTTCTATTTTGTTTTAATGTATGTTTGAAAACCATCTAATCACACCAAGTGACTCTAACTTATTAAATATCAAGTCTATTTTCAAACAATTCTCATCTGATAACTCTGATGGAAATATTTCATTACAAATTTCTTTATAAGTTGTTCGATAATCACATTCTTTGATTAACTTTATCAATAGTGAACTTACCTTTATAGTTCTGACTTTCTGGTCATGCCAAGAGATATAAGTTAAAATATTATTTTTCTCATTTTTTAAAATTTTTTCATACGATAATTCTATGTCTACATCATCATTTTTTCTAAGTTTTGCTATCAGCATTACTATATCAAAATCATAAGTATGATAAACTGGATTTGTCATTACTACAGGATAATTACAATCTCTTTTAGAACCTGATATTGATGATAAATTATATCTACTTTCTTTAGCGTTATTTAATACTTCAAGAATACTAGTTTCATAACGAATAACTTCAGAAACGAAAAATTCATTATCGGAATAAAATAACGAATCTTTATTAGTGATATATTTGATAAAATCCAATGCATATAAGTAAGCATCATTCCATCTATGATTAGATAATGTATTACGAAAGTCAATCCACTTTATGTTAAACATTTCCTCCTCCATTATTTTTGTTGACAAAGGAAAAAATAAAAGCACACGCTTATATAGTCTTTTATCTAAAATTTCACTTAATACTCTAATTCTTTTTTTCTGAATTGTAACTAAATTGTAGATAACATCTTTAATTCCCTCAGGTATATTGAAATTAGGAATGTCAAATTTTTTGGTTTGCGTATAAAAATCCAATGATCGAGTGTTAGTAACCAAGTAACCAAGTAACCAATCAAATATTGAATCATTGCTTCCTTTTCTTTTATTTCCATCACGCTTCTCTCCCATATAATTTATCATTACCTTCTCTAATTTTAATTAGAATATCACCAGATAGAACAGACTCCAACTGAGATGAGTATTTTTCAGCTTTATTTACATTAAGCCTGATCATTTTTTTATAACATTTTAATTTAATTGGTGGTGAACCTAGGGTAAATATTTTCTCCAATATATCAAATTGAAGATCTGAACTTAATTTATCGGAAATCAATAAACATGAAGTCAAATTACGCAAGGCTACAATTGAGTAATCAATATTATCACGGGGATCCCTTTTTCCTAACCATATAGTATCGCCATTTTTATCTGTTTTCAGGTCAGAATCACAGAAAACATGTAGAGTAACGCTATATTCAAATAAGTCGGGATTACCCAATGTATGGGTACATGGTGGTATTAAATAACCAGTCTGACCTTCACCAGCAATTAATTCTTTACTAACAGATATTTCTTCATTTATTTTTTCAAAAATTTTTATTTTTATCTTATTGTGCATAATCCCACTTACACTCCACGTATTATGTTGATGTGGTTGGTTTTCACTTTTAGGATTCCACAAAAAAATATTCATTCTCCATTTATTTTCGTAATTAATATAAAGTGGTTTGCTCTCATTAATATTTAAAATATTTTTAGTGTTTTCAATGAGCTCATTGACGCAATCGTACAAAAAAACCTCATCTACAATTGATATAGATACAAGATTTCTAATATTATTGATCATATCAGGAATATTTTGTACTGATGTAATTTCGTGGTTTATTTTTTTCACAAAATCAATAAATTTCATAATCTCCCCCTAAAAATACGATTGTATAACTAAAGCCATACAATTAAACTTCATTCATTATATATTATGAGATTCATTTACATAATAATTAATTTAACTAAACTCACACTTATTTTTGCTTATAATCTCAATCAATTGACAAATAAATTTTTAACAATCATATGAAAATTCAGTTAGAGTTTTGCTCCCTAAAATATTACGTTGTAATTTTCCTGAGCTGTTTCGCGGCAAAGCATCCATAAATTCAATTTGTTCTAGATGCTTATGTGGAAAGTCAGCCCATCTATTTTTTACTGAATTGAAAATTCTTTCTTCTAAGGAAGAGGATATAATTACTTTATTCTTACATACAACACATGCTTTTAATATAAGTACTCAAGAGAAATTAATTGCAAATTGGTTACCATAACCGCCCAATAACGTATTTAATTCATTCTCCATTGTCTCCTGAGTCCAAGTGATAAAACGTCGCCAATGGTATTTGGCTTGTTTCCAGACGATTTCAATCAAATTCAGCTCTGGGCTGTAGGCGGGAAGGTAGAATAAAAACAGGTTGTGTTCTCGTAACCAGCTATTTCTGATTTTTTCTTCAATCCCGTGATGGATACGCGCATTATCCAACACTAAAAATGTCAGGCGGTTGTCCCCTTGTTGGGCGAGCTGCTCTAAAAAATCAATCACGTCATCTCGCGTGATACTGCCTGACGTTGTCTGGTAAAACAGCGTGTTATCCGTGTAATTTAACGCCCCCAGAACTGACCGCCTGTCATGCTCTTGAGGCTCAGTTTCATGGGGCTTACCCCGTGGACTCCATCCATATTGCACCGGAGGAGATGCGGCAAAACCCGCCTCATCAAAATAGACCAAACGGTAATGGCCTAACTGTGCTCCAGCCTTAATTTTATTCAGCAAGGCGGATTTGTTAGCAAACTCCGTTTCGTTGCGCTTTTTTTAAGCGATAGACGGGTGCGTTTATAGGTGAGCCCCTGCTTTTTCAGGGTATTTGCCAGCGTTTCAAGCGTACAAGGCAGGGGCCCATGCTTTGCCTCAACGCACTGGGCTATCCGTGCGAGAGTTAGGGACTCTGCACAGGCAGCTTCGACCGCAGTGGCAATCATTTCAGGCGTCATAGCGAGATACCGGCCTCCAGCATGACCGCCTAATAATCCCGCTATCCCTGAATTGTGCCACATGTGAACCCAATTATAGATAACCCGGAGACTGCATCCTATTTCAGCGGTGATCTGGGACGGCTTGCTCCCTCTGGCAAGCATGAGCAAACCCGTTCCTCGCGTACGGATATCCCGGTGGGGATGATTCAAAGCGAGTTGTTGCAATGTTATTCGTTCAGGCTCAGAAAGTATTATCTTCGATTTCATAAGGACAGGCAGAAAATCAGGTTATCGTGTTATCGATTGTAACAGTAATGCAGATAGTTTATCTGATTAACTTAATTACATTGTTTTTATTCGTTTCTCCAATAACTGCACACTCTAAAACCTCATCATTTTTTAATATCTCATTTTCTATCTCATAAGGAGATATCCATTCACCACAACCTTTCTTAATCATATCATCTGCTCGACCAAAATAGGTAAAATAATCATTGTAAACACTAAACATGTCATTACTAATATGCCAGCCACCATTAAAAGATTGTTTACTCCTCTCTGCATCATTTAAATATTCACAAGCAACACTTGGACCACGGATGCAAAGCCTACCAACGCCTCCTTCATTAACTTCATTTCCCTTTTCATCAATTATTTTAATCTGAAAACCACTTAAGCATTTACCTGCTGTCTGCGGTTTTATATCTTCTTGAGTATTAGATAGAAAGATATGGCCTACCTCTGTAGAACCAAAACCATCTAAAAGTGGACTTCCTATTTCTTTACTCCACTTTTCTAAAAGAATAGGTGATAAAACCTCTCCAGCAGAAGTAGATATACGCAAAGATGTTAGCTTGTTTTTCCTCTTATCACTAAGTAATTCAGATATCATCCTTGGTGTTCCAAGAAATATCGTTGGTTTTAAACCTTCACTTAATTCCATAATTTTTTTGCATGTTGTTTTTTCTCTAAAAATAATACACGACGCACCATATATGAAACTAAATAGTAATACCCCACCTAATGCATAACCAAAAGTTAGTTTAGGAACTGCTAGTACTCTATCAGTTGAATTCATATGTAAAACATTTTCAGAAAAAGCATAAGCACAGTGCAAAATATCTCTATGACGCCTAGGTATTACTTTAGTTTTTCCTGTCGTACCCGAACTAAGTAAAGCATATGCATAGTTATCAGCACTTGTATAACTGTTCAAGAAATCTTTCGATTGGTTTTCTATTGCTATTTCTAAACTAGATGGATTTAAATGGAAATCTCCAGTGAAAATAGTTCTAATGCCATTAGTTATTTTTAGAGATAATTCTCTATTCTTTTCTATTTCATGGTCAATGATTAATACCTCTGCATTTGTTTTTTTCACTATCTCGTTTAGCTCTACCAATTCGCTAAGAGGATTACTTAATATAGCCATAGCATTACATGCGATAACGGCAAAGAAATTTATTACGAATGCAGGTGTATCAGGAATAGCTAATATAACTCTAGTTTTATTCTTGATGCCTATTGACTTAAAATAGTTTGATGTTTTTGAAATTTTTTCTGATAGTTCTTGGTAAGTAAAAATTTTTCCATTATATGATATAGCTACATTATCCCCCCTACCCTCTCTAATATTACGAAACACAAGAAAGTCAGTTAAGTTCAAATAATCATTTTTCAATGATTCTTTTAAATAGATACTTTTCATAAAGGAAAAACACTCCCTTAATTATTAAATTTAATAATCTTGATATACAAACGACAGAGGGTAACATAGTTATTACCCTCTATTAATTATATTAAGAGCAGCTTAAGCAGGCTAATCCAGCTTCCTCAATTTGTTCTAATACTTCAACTAATTCTATGGATTCAATCTCGCTAATAGCTTGATTTTGCACATCTTGAATATCAGTTTTTCCGTTCATATGTACCTCTTAAAATCTAATTCTTCAACATTGGCTGATTAATTAAAAATTACATAGATGAAATGATTCTAATATAGAAATTTCACCTTAATCCAACCTAAACCGCTAATGATTTGTTGTCAATGTAATCAAATGACTCGTTAACAATTAGTTTAATTTAAGTTAAATTAATGTTTCTATATGGTAAATAAAATTATATTTAATATCATTATATTACATTGTAATGGTCATCTTGATTAGATGAGACAGGGTAAGAAAGGTGAGAATGCCGTGGGCGCTGCCCCCACAGTCTTTCGAGAAATTTCGCGCCCTGAGTTTTTGCGTCGGCGCAACGCCTTAAACTTTCGACTGACCCAGCGCCCCGGGAACATTATCTTTTTGACATAACCTCCATATTTTCTTCATTATTGACGAATTCCTGTTGGTTACACTAATAATGTACTCTTGCGTCTAATATAGAATAAGATGCCGCATGATTGGTTACCGCCACAATATTAAGAGAATGTCGAGCACATGAATAACAAAAGCCGTTCCTCCTTTTTCCGACTCGCTGCGGTGTTAGCCGTGATCGTCGTGGCCGTTTTCTTTGCGTGGAAATACTTCAACGCGCCTTCATCAACAGGTGGTTCTCAAGATGCAAAAGCAAAACAGGAGCTGCCTAATCCCAATCAACCCCCCGTGCAGGTAGCGACGGCTGAAATCAAATCTGTTCCCCATTATTTAGGCGGATTAGGAACGGTGCAGGCGGCAAATACGGTGACTGTCACGAGCCAAGTGGAAGGCCAGTTAATCGCCCTGCATTTTAATGAAGGCCAATATGTCAAAAAAGGGGATTTGCTGGCAGAAATCGCCCCCCGTCCCCTGAAGGTCAAACTGGCACGAGC
This genomic interval from Xenorhabdus doucetiae contains the following:
- a CDS encoding AMP-binding protein; this encodes MKSIYLKESLKNDYLNLTDFLVFRNIREGRGDNVAISYNGKIFTYQELSEKISKTSNYFKSIGIKNKTRVILAIPDTPAFVINFFAVIACNAMAILSNPLSELVELNEIVKKTNAEVLIIDHEIEKNRELSLKITNGIRTIFTGDFHLNPSSLEIAIENQSKDFLNSYTSADNYAYALLSSGTTGKTKVIPRRHRDILHCAYAFSENVLHMNSTDRVLAVPKLTFGYALGGVLLFSFIYGASCIIFREKTTCKKIMELSEGLKPTIFLGTPRMISELLSDKRKNKLTSLRISTSAGEVLSPILLEKWSKEIGSPLLDGFGSTEVGHIFLSNTQEDIKPQTAGKCLSGFQIKIIDEKGNEVNEGGVGRLCIRGPSVACEYLNDAERSKQSFNGGWHISNDMFSVYNDYFTYFGRADDMIKKGCGEWISPYEIENEILKNDEVLECAVIGETNKNNVIKLIR
- a CDS encoding helix-turn-helix domain-containing protein gives rise to the protein MKSKIILSEPERITLQQLALNHPHRDIRTRGTGLLMLARGSKPSQITAEIGCSLRVIYNWVHMWHNSGIAGLLGGHAGGRYLAMTPEMIATAVEAACAESLTLARIAQCVEAKHGPLPCTLETLANTLKKQGLTYKRTRLSLKKSATKRSLLTNPPC